The Leucobacter rhizosphaerae genome includes a region encoding these proteins:
- a CDS encoding TetR/AcrR family transcriptional regulator, with protein sequence MSSTRGRPHASSHAMLADAACELFLEQGYEATSVTEITRRTGVSRSSFFNYFSSKSAILWFVLDAQIDALAAALEDPATPVDDALAAFGGGPVPETLALAIVEARTMRVEEELALGRAVRQLRIADLVAQRLERDGTASIRAQITAGAIAAALIASVWRWAGLGAGRHRLEAQVADGLAEVAALLR encoded by the coding sequence ATGTCCTCTACGCGCGGCCGCCCGCACGCCTCCTCGCACGCGATGCTCGCGGACGCCGCCTGCGAGCTGTTCCTCGAGCAGGGCTACGAGGCGACCTCGGTCACGGAGATCACCCGGAGAACCGGGGTGAGCCGCTCGAGCTTCTTCAACTACTTCTCGAGCAAGTCGGCGATCCTCTGGTTCGTGCTCGACGCGCAGATCGACGCACTGGCCGCCGCGCTCGAGGATCCGGCTACCCCGGTCGACGACGCACTCGCGGCGTTCGGCGGGGGACCCGTGCCCGAGACCCTGGCGCTCGCGATCGTCGAGGCGCGCACCATGCGGGTGGAGGAGGAGCTCGCACTCGGGCGCGCGGTGCGGCAGCTCCGGATCGCCGACCTTGTCGCACAGCGCCTGGAGCGCGACGGCACCGCGTCGATACGCGCCCAGATCACCGCCGGGGCGATCGCCGCCGCGCTCATCGCGTCCGTGTGGCGCTGGGCGGGACTCGGCGCGGGGCGCCACCGGTTGGAGGCGCAGGTGGCCGACGGGCTCGCGGAAGTCGCTGCGCTGCTCCGCTGA
- a CDS encoding PucR family transcriptional regulator: MPPSPPLTALTVRDLVADATLGTRVVAGSGGLDRAVLWAHASEIPEPDRWLGPHELLMTVGLCVPSGSAAQRQFISRLADAGLAGVAIGEDGIAPRLTKAMLAEADARGFPVLATGGDVPFAAIGRTVAAANADRQTMSVLQLARLYQAVARQDTDGRRSGRYLRDLFGADLTVVDEATGCVVIGPGTIRFDASRSAAPSIAPLSSRSRSTALRSTSLRSTSLRSSPPTRLLIAGEVALDSLTLAHLTQVLAVEATAILQAASDQIGGWTHRLDGVLAGRIEAVRAARHHLGDIAADADALQVVAVPLGVPDQVALAVALAGIPILGLSVRRDTVVIAAPSAQIARLRELLAELGHPAGGSAPHTRLEDLPSAVEQATEELQRAQAEGSAWREYRGAPLTLLTRSDSEARHAIASVLRGLADPDPRATALRETLFCLLDHDLRWGATADALGIHRQTLVHRMHRVEETTGRSVRSTAHVSELWLARTAWRRLEFVEGSAS; encoded by the coding sequence ATGCCCCCTTCACCGCCTCTCACCGCACTCACCGTGCGCGACCTCGTCGCCGATGCCACGCTCGGCACCCGGGTCGTGGCGGGGAGCGGCGGACTCGACCGCGCGGTGCTCTGGGCGCACGCGAGCGAGATCCCTGAGCCCGACCGCTGGCTCGGACCGCACGAACTGCTCATGACCGTCGGACTCTGCGTTCCGTCCGGAAGTGCCGCGCAACGCCAGTTCATCTCGCGGCTGGCCGACGCCGGGCTCGCGGGCGTCGCCATCGGCGAGGACGGCATCGCGCCGCGGCTCACCAAGGCCATGCTCGCGGAGGCGGACGCGCGGGGGTTCCCCGTCCTCGCGACCGGGGGTGATGTGCCCTTCGCCGCGATCGGCCGCACCGTCGCCGCGGCGAATGCCGATCGCCAGACCATGTCGGTGCTCCAGCTCGCCAGGCTGTACCAGGCCGTCGCTCGGCAGGACACCGACGGTCGCCGCTCGGGGCGGTACCTCCGGGACCTGTTCGGCGCGGATCTCACCGTCGTCGACGAGGCGACGGGCTGCGTCGTGATCGGGCCCGGGACGATCCGGTTCGATGCGTCCCGGTCCGCCGCCCCGTCCATCGCACCGCTCTCCAGTCGATCCCGATCCACGGCCCTGCGGTCCACGTCTCTGCGGTCCACGTCTCTGCGGTCCAGCCCGCCGACGCGGCTGCTGATCGCCGGCGAGGTCGCGCTCGACAGCCTCACGCTCGCCCACCTCACCCAGGTGCTCGCCGTGGAGGCCACTGCGATCCTGCAGGCGGCGTCCGATCAGATCGGGGGCTGGACGCATCGACTCGACGGTGTGCTCGCGGGGCGCATCGAGGCGGTGCGGGCGGCCCGCCACCACCTCGGTGACATCGCCGCGGACGCGGACGCGCTCCAGGTCGTCGCGGTGCCGCTCGGCGTGCCGGATCAGGTGGCTCTGGCCGTTGCTCTCGCAGGGATTCCCATCCTCGGTCTCTCGGTTCGGCGCGACACCGTGGTGATCGCCGCTCCATCGGCGCAGATCGCGCGGCTGCGGGAACTGCTCGCCGAGCTCGGGCATCCGGCGGGCGGATCGGCTCCGCACACCCGACTCGAGGACCTGCCGAGCGCGGTGGAGCAGGCGACCGAGGAACTCCAGCGCGCACAGGCGGAGGGCTCTGCGTGGAGGGAGTATCGCGGCGCTCCCTTGACGCTCCTGACCCGCTCGGACAGCGAGGCCCGGCACGCCATCGCGTCGGTGCTCCGAGGCCTCGCCGATCCGGACCCCCGTGCGACGGCGCTGAGGGAGACGCTGTTCTGCCTGCTCGACCACGATCTGCGCTGGGGAGCGACTGCCGACGCCCTCGGCATCCACCGGCAGACCCTCGTGCACCGCATGCACCGCGTCGAGGAGACCACCGGGCGCTCCGTGCGCTCGACCGCGCACGTGTCCGAGCTCTGGCTGGCCCGCACTGCGTGGCGACGCCTGGAATTCGTCGAAGGTTCCGCGAGCTGA
- a CDS encoding flavin monoamine oxidase family protein has product MSTVTTPPRVAVIGAGLAGLAAAARLVEGGAEVVVYEARDRVGGRVWSETLQVSGVPHPIERGAEFVLAGYDVLRGLCAEHGLELVDTGMSYYVRTPADRPSVTTADMAELGGVAARAAAEGTGARSVADVLDVIGVAGPAREALEARIEMSTAARVDQVTAEHTLEHVASFEPRPSWRIGGGNQGLPDAMAAALGSRVRLGAAVEAVVQDDAVVRVVSGGSEDTYDAAVIALPFGVLTAGDAVRLELPEWKRAAFAGVVQGNAAKLHLALDEVPEPSAVMSVGDRFWTWTANELGGGVGPVLHCFGGELGKLRALGIESGSAEWEARVRALRSDLALAASPAVMTAWPLDPLARGAYTAHAPGFDADDAQALEAPVGRLHFAGEYVDPEFTGLMEGALRSGVRAASAILAG; this is encoded by the coding sequence ATGTCCACTGTCACCACCCCTCCCCGGGTCGCTGTCATCGGCGCCGGGCTCGCAGGTCTCGCTGCCGCCGCGCGCCTGGTCGAAGGCGGAGCCGAGGTCGTCGTGTACGAGGCCCGGGATCGGGTCGGAGGTCGAGTTTGGAGCGAGACGCTCCAGGTGTCCGGAGTGCCGCACCCGATCGAGCGCGGCGCGGAGTTCGTGCTCGCCGGGTACGACGTGCTGCGCGGTCTATGCGCCGAGCACGGGCTCGAACTCGTCGACACGGGCATGAGCTACTACGTGCGCACGCCCGCGGATCGCCCGAGTGTCACGACCGCCGACATGGCCGAGCTCGGCGGAGTCGCCGCTCGGGCGGCCGCCGAGGGGACCGGCGCCCGCTCCGTCGCCGACGTGCTCGACGTCATCGGTGTCGCGGGTCCGGCGCGCGAGGCCCTCGAGGCCCGCATCGAGATGTCGACGGCCGCGCGGGTGGATCAGGTCACTGCCGAGCACACGCTCGAGCACGTGGCCTCGTTCGAACCCCGGCCGAGCTGGCGGATCGGCGGCGGCAACCAGGGTCTGCCCGATGCGATGGCTGCGGCGCTCGGCAGCCGAGTGCGGCTCGGGGCCGCAGTGGAGGCGGTGGTGCAGGACGATGCGGTGGTGCGCGTGGTGTCGGGCGGCAGCGAGGACACGTACGACGCCGCCGTGATCGCCCTGCCGTTCGGGGTACTCACCGCGGGAGATGCGGTGCGCCTCGAGCTGCCCGAGTGGAAGCGCGCGGCGTTCGCCGGGGTCGTGCAGGGCAACGCCGCCAAGCTGCACCTCGCACTCGATGAGGTTCCCGAGCCGAGCGCCGTCATGAGCGTCGGCGATCGCTTCTGGACTTGGACCGCCAACGAACTCGGGGGTGGCGTGGGCCCTGTGCTGCACTGCTTCGGCGGTGAACTCGGCAAGCTCCGCGCGCTCGGGATCGAGTCGGGGAGCGCCGAGTGGGAGGCGCGGGTCCGCGCGCTGCGCTCGGACCTGGCGCTCGCCGCCTCACCCGCCGTCATGACTGCCTGGCCGCTCGATCCGCTCGCCCGCGGAGCGTACACGGCGCACGCTCCCGGGTTCGACGCGGATGATGCGCAGGCGCTCGAGGCCCCGGTCGGGCGTCTGCACTTCGCGGGGGAGTACGTGGACCCGGAGTTCACGGGACTGATGGAGGGCGCGCTGCGGAGCGGAGTGCGCGCTGCGAGCGCGATCCTGGCCGGCTGA
- a CDS encoding SDR family NAD(P)-dependent oxidoreductase — protein sequence MRRHLFPRSGTSAGTARGVIPGAVVLITGAARGMGELYARAARAQGARAIAIWDRDEPAARRVAEELDGPECTVRAFIVDLASLTDIRRGVAEVRAQLGSVDVLVNNAGIVTGRPFWEHDAERDIRGTLEVNTLAPMWLTRELLPEMRADASRPKRILNIASAAGTLANPNMSVYAASKWALIGWSESLRLELERDGAPHLAVTTFCPSYVSTGMFAGARGPLLTPIMRPGVAARAAWTGMLRGTPVVMKPWTVKLAMALRGVLPTRLWDRIAGRIFHVYSSMDRFTGRAPR from the coding sequence ATGAGGCGCCATCTTTTCCCCCGCTCCGGCACCTCGGCGGGCACCGCACGCGGCGTGATCCCCGGCGCGGTCGTGCTGATCACCGGCGCCGCCCGCGGCATGGGCGAGCTCTACGCTCGCGCCGCACGGGCCCAGGGCGCACGGGCGATCGCGATCTGGGACCGCGACGAGCCCGCCGCCCGCCGGGTGGCGGAGGAGCTCGACGGCCCGGAGTGCACGGTTCGGGCGTTCATCGTCGACCTCGCCTCGCTGACGGACATCCGGCGCGGAGTGGCCGAGGTTCGCGCGCAGCTCGGCTCGGTGGACGTGCTGGTGAACAACGCCGGCATCGTCACCGGCCGACCGTTCTGGGAGCACGACGCCGAGCGCGACATCCGCGGCACGCTGGAGGTCAACACCCTGGCACCGATGTGGCTGACTCGGGAGCTGCTGCCCGAGATGCGCGCCGATGCGAGCCGCCCGAAGCGGATCCTCAACATCGCCTCCGCCGCCGGCACCCTCGCGAACCCCAACATGAGCGTCTACGCGGCGTCGAAGTGGGCGCTCATCGGGTGGAGCGAATCCCTCCGCCTCGAACTCGAGCGCGACGGGGCCCCTCACCTCGCCGTCACCACGTTCTGCCCGAGCTACGTGTCGACCGGCATGTTCGCCGGGGCGCGGGGTCCGCTGCTCACGCCGATCATGCGCCCGGGGGTGGCGGCCCGCGCCGCCTGGACCGGAATGCTCCGCGGGACCCCGGTCGTGATGAAACCGTGGACCGTCAAACTGGCGATGGCGCTCCGTGGCGTCCTCCCGACGCGACTGTGGGACCGCATCGCGGGACGGATCTTCCACGTGTACTCCTCAATGGACCGCTTCACCGGGCGCGCCCCGCGCTGA
- a CDS encoding MFS transporter, with protein MHRVTLGTLAGVVGFLAFVELTSGFLQGYYTPMLTDIARHLSVNDADVNWLEGSQLMLAALVVPALAKLGDMVGHKRILLWSTAITALATLALPFTDSFVLFLVAWTLQGFYVVWLPLEIALIWSRSRSREGRSLVTARAAGILVAALETGAITGALLGGQLVDTLPLTVVLLIPGILVTLCFFVILFGVQESPDQLGGRLDLVGLSLISLALIAFTGGLSLLRLNGVGDPISWIVVVLGILLIIPFARWELRHPDPLIDVRLFRSPALAPVFLTAALFGMSVLGAQAPLSTFLRTDPEVYGYGLGTTGFVTSLAIGLYLIAMIIGALLYPWVARIATPRLTLVGAAGLVGVGYLLFVPLHDTYAQMVTNIMVAGLGSGALVAALPAAAAAAAPAHQTGVATGLTNSTKTVGGAIASAVFGIALMHGASGGATGGTAGSFEGYVTVWLVCSISAFVAAAALLFVVPKHAFQDRGAPVPVPASELP; from the coding sequence ATGCACCGAGTGACCCTCGGAACGCTGGCGGGTGTCGTCGGGTTCCTGGCATTCGTCGAGCTGACGAGCGGCTTTCTGCAGGGGTACTACACCCCCATGCTCACCGACATCGCGCGGCACCTGAGCGTCAATGACGCCGACGTGAACTGGCTCGAGGGGTCGCAGCTGATGCTCGCGGCCCTCGTGGTCCCGGCGCTCGCCAAGCTCGGCGACATGGTCGGACACAAGCGGATCCTGCTGTGGTCGACCGCGATCACCGCACTCGCGACCCTCGCGCTGCCCTTCACCGACTCCTTCGTCCTGTTCCTCGTCGCGTGGACCCTCCAGGGATTCTACGTCGTGTGGCTCCCCCTCGAGATCGCACTCATCTGGTCGCGGTCGCGGAGCAGGGAGGGCCGCTCGCTGGTCACGGCGCGAGCGGCGGGGATCCTCGTCGCGGCGCTCGAGACGGGTGCGATCACCGGGGCGCTGCTCGGCGGCCAACTCGTCGACACGCTCCCGCTCACCGTGGTCCTGCTGATCCCGGGGATCCTCGTCACCCTCTGCTTCTTCGTGATCCTGTTCGGCGTGCAGGAGTCGCCGGACCAGCTCGGCGGCCGGCTCGACCTCGTCGGCCTCTCCCTCATCTCGCTCGCGCTCATCGCCTTCACGGGCGGCCTCAGCCTGCTCCGGCTGAACGGCGTCGGGGACCCGATCTCCTGGATCGTCGTGGTGCTCGGGATCTTGCTCATCATCCCGTTCGCGCGCTGGGAGCTGCGCCACCCCGACCCGCTCATCGATGTGCGGCTGTTCCGCTCCCCCGCGCTCGCCCCGGTGTTCCTCACGGCGGCGCTCTTCGGCATGAGCGTCCTCGGCGCGCAGGCCCCGCTCTCGACGTTCCTCCGCACGGACCCCGAGGTGTACGGCTACGGCCTCGGGACCACGGGCTTCGTGACCTCGCTCGCCATCGGCCTCTACCTGATCGCGATGATCATCGGTGCGCTGCTCTACCCCTGGGTCGCCCGGATCGCGACGCCCCGGCTCACCCTCGTCGGCGCGGCCGGTCTCGTCGGGGTCGGGTACCTGCTCTTCGTGCCGCTCCACGACACCTACGCGCAGATGGTGACGAACATCATGGTCGCGGGCCTCGGATCGGGGGCGCTCGTCGCCGCGCTCCCCGCAGCCGCGGCCGCAGCCGCCCCTGCCCACCAGACCGGGGTCGCCACCGGGCTCACGAACTCGACGAAGACCGTCGGCGGGGCGATCGCCTCGGCGGTGTTCGGGATCGCGCTCATGCACGGCGCGTCGGGCGGGGCGACGGGAGGCACCGCGGGCTCCTTCGAGGGCTACGTCACCGTGTGGCTGGTGTGCAGCATCTCCGCGTTCGTGGCCGCGGCGGCCCTCCTCTTCGTAGTGCCGAAGCACGCGTTCCAGGATCGCGGCGCCCCCGTCCCGGTGCCGGCCTCGGAGCTGCCATGA
- a CDS encoding M20/M25/M40 family metallo-hydrolase: protein MIDQGEPTTVRDGAAERLSRMIQIPTVSAELDERGIEPFERFVVLLAELYPRVHEHLERERITDFGLLFHWRGIDAAADPAVLMAHYDVVPVDESDAWTHPPFAGRIADGYVYGRGTLDDKGPLLVVLEAVENLLAAGFTPARDVFLSFGGNEETFGDAGLRISEVFEERGITPWLVLDEGGAVVDAPLPFVRGTAAMVGVGEKGATTVRLSARGQGGHASAPPSLTAVGRVARAVQRLTPTTFPARTPAGVTRMLGLFAERSRGPARLLYRTLAASPPLAARVFSLLGGEPAALVRTTVAPTMLAGGTAANVLPSQASATINLRIALGESVASTVRRIRRRIRDRRVEVTVLDAGEPSPESATDNAQFACIERAVGRSHPDARTVPYVMMAATDSRHFHRFTPATYRFAPLAMSAELRATIHGVDERVAVSELARGEIFHRTLLQSL, encoded by the coding sequence ATGATCGACCAGGGTGAGCCGACGACGGTGCGCGACGGCGCTGCCGAGCGGCTGTCGCGCATGATCCAGATCCCGACGGTCTCCGCGGAACTCGACGAGCGCGGGATCGAGCCGTTCGAGCGCTTCGTCGTTCTGCTCGCGGAGCTGTACCCGCGCGTCCACGAGCACCTGGAGCGCGAGCGGATCACCGACTTCGGGCTGCTCTTCCACTGGCGCGGGATCGACGCCGCCGCCGACCCGGCCGTGCTGATGGCGCACTACGACGTCGTGCCCGTCGATGAGAGCGACGCGTGGACGCATCCGCCGTTCGCGGGCCGCATCGCCGACGGCTACGTCTACGGCCGCGGCACCCTGGACGACAAGGGCCCGCTGCTCGTGGTCCTCGAGGCGGTGGAGAACCTGCTGGCGGCGGGCTTCACCCCGGCACGCGACGTGTTCCTGTCGTTCGGTGGCAACGAGGAAACCTTCGGCGACGCGGGCCTGCGGATCTCCGAGGTGTTCGAGGAGCGCGGCATCACCCCCTGGCTCGTGCTCGACGAGGGCGGGGCCGTGGTGGACGCGCCGCTGCCGTTCGTGCGGGGCACGGCGGCGATGGTGGGGGTCGGCGAGAAGGGCGCGACGACCGTGCGGCTGAGCGCCCGCGGCCAGGGCGGGCACGCCTCGGCGCCGCCGTCGCTCACCGCGGTGGGTCGTGTCGCACGCGCGGTGCAGCGCCTCACGCCGACGACGTTCCCGGCGCGCACGCCCGCCGGAGTGACGCGCATGCTCGGCCTGTTCGCCGAGCGCAGCCGCGGCCCCGCCCGGCTCCTCTACCGGACCCTCGCGGCGTCGCCGCCGCTCGCCGCTCGGGTCTTCAGCCTGCTCGGCGGCGAACCCGCGGCCCTCGTCCGCACCACGGTCGCGCCGACCATGCTCGCCGGGGGCACTGCGGCGAACGTCCTGCCGTCGCAGGCCAGCGCCACGATCAATCTGCGGATCGCCCTCGGCGAGAGCGTCGCGAGCACGGTGCGCCGGATCCGCCGCAGGATCCGCGATCGTCGGGTCGAGGTCACGGTGCTCGACGCGGGCGAGCCCTCCCCCGAATCGGCGACGGACAACGCGCAGTTCGCGTGCATCGAGCGCGCGGTCGGCCGGTCCCACCCCGATGCGCGTACCGTCCCCTACGTCATGATGGCCGCGACCGACTCGCGGCACTTCCACCGCTTCACCCCCGCGACCTACCGATTCGCGCCGCTCGCCATGTCGGCCGAGCTCCGCGCCACGATCCACGGCGTCGACGAGCGCGTGGCGGTCTCGGAGCTCGCGCGCGGTGAGATCTTCCATCGCACCCTGCTCCAGAGCCTCTGA